A DNA window from Vicinamibacteria bacterium contains the following coding sequences:
- a CDS encoding alpha/beta hydrolase domain-containing protein: protein MWKDIGRAILLLMLVWGASKTSHARVLGLKIEVRETVLSGRPFGLAGPYEKLSGTVELALDPGHPANAKIVDLALGQRDANGEVRFSADFFLLKPVDAARGNGVLFYEAGNRGRKRILTTFQKATPSDDPSTEAELGDGALMEQGFSLLWMGWQWDVPEGRMRMDMPIATNSGDPIQGLVRGNFILGERSETAPLADRGHRAYGVVDPDDPEHRMAVKRHPVGPAEEIPRDRWRFVDSQTVALDGGFEPGLIYDVVYRTEDPRIVGTGLAGTRDLVSFYKYDRGESNPLSGIRYAIGWGVSQTGRFLRHFVYEGFNADEEGRKVFDGLIDQVGGAGRGSFNHRFGQASRDALQHFNILYPVDMFPFADGPSIDPVTGEEDGLLAAAEKNGTVPKFFHILTNSEYFNRGGSLTHTDPAGTRDAEIPDTSRVYFIASAPHIVGPFPPAPNPDASFLGRAPMNPLRYDAVIRALFHALTRWVVEDLPPPPSAYPRFSDGTLAPPERSGWPSVPGFDIPREPLTPHRLDFGPRWREGIVSFEPPRVLEPFVVRVPAVDDAGNDRAGIRLPEVAVPLGTMTGWNYRDPKIGAPDRLSSEIGSYIALPRTRDERLNTSDSRPSLEELYPSRDDFLGKITRAALELVQARYLLASDLPELVHRAAEHYDWATASPR, encoded by the coding sequence ATGTGGAAAGACATCGGCCGGGCCATCCTCCTGTTGATGCTCGTCTGGGGTGCCAGCAAAACGAGCCACGCCCGCGTTCTCGGTCTGAAGATCGAAGTTCGCGAGACGGTGCTGTCGGGTCGTCCTTTCGGTCTCGCCGGACCCTACGAGAAGCTCAGCGGCACCGTCGAGCTCGCCCTCGATCCTGGTCACCCCGCGAACGCGAAGATCGTGGACCTAGCCCTCGGACAACGCGATGCGAATGGCGAGGTTCGATTCAGCGCCGATTTCTTTCTGCTCAAACCCGTCGATGCCGCGCGCGGGAATGGGGTCTTGTTCTACGAAGCGGGAAACCGCGGCCGAAAGCGAATCCTCACGACGTTCCAGAAAGCGACCCCCTCCGACGACCCGTCGACGGAAGCGGAGCTCGGCGACGGGGCACTGATGGAACAAGGTTTCTCTCTTCTGTGGATGGGGTGGCAGTGGGACGTTCCCGAGGGGCGCATGCGCATGGATATGCCGATCGCGACGAATTCGGGTGACCCCATCCAGGGTCTCGTGCGCGGAAACTTCATCCTCGGCGAACGCTCGGAGACGGCGCCACTCGCCGACCGCGGGCATCGCGCTTACGGCGTCGTCGACCCCGACGATCCCGAGCACCGCATGGCGGTGAAGCGCCATCCCGTGGGTCCGGCCGAGGAGATTCCGCGAGATCGGTGGCGTTTCGTCGACAGCCAGACGGTGGCACTCGACGGAGGTTTCGAGCCAGGTCTCATCTACGACGTCGTCTATCGAACCGAGGACCCGCGCATCGTCGGAACCGGTCTCGCGGGCACTCGGGATCTCGTGAGTTTCTACAAGTACGACCGCGGCGAGAGCAACCCGCTGTCGGGAATCCGATATGCCATCGGTTGGGGTGTCTCGCAGACGGGACGCTTCCTCCGCCATTTCGTCTACGAGGGATTCAATGCGGACGAGGAGGGACGAAAGGTTTTCGATGGCCTCATCGATCAGGTCGGCGGCGCCGGACGAGGCTCCTTCAACCATCGCTTCGGTCAGGCGTCCCGCGACGCTCTCCAGCATTTCAACATCCTTTATCCGGTCGATATGTTCCCCTTCGCCGACGGTCCGTCGATCGACCCGGTCACCGGAGAAGAGGACGGACTCCTCGCGGCAGCAGAGAAGAACGGCACCGTTCCGAAGTTCTTTCACATCCTCACGAACTCGGAGTATTTCAACCGCGGCGGCTCCTTGACGCACACCGACCCGGCCGGCACGCGCGACGCAGAGATACCGGACACGAGCCGCGTCTACTTCATCGCCTCGGCGCCTCATATCGTCGGACCCTTCCCGCCGGCACCGAATCCCGACGCCTCTTTTCTCGGGCGAGCTCCGATGAACCCGCTGAGATACGACGCGGTCATCAGAGCACTCTTCCATGCCCTGACGCGCTGGGTGGTGGAGGACCTGCCACCACCGCCGAGCGCCTATCCGCGTTTTTCGGACGGAACGCTGGCGCCGCCCGAACGTTCGGGATGGCCGAGCGTGCCCGGCTTCGACATACCAAGAGAGCCCCTCACGCCCCACCGGCTCGATTTCGGTCCTCGCTGGCGTGAGGGCATCGTGTCGTTCGAGCCTCCACGCGTGCTCGAGCCCTTCGTCGTGCGAGTGCCCGCGGTGGACGACGCCGGGAACGACCGTGCCGGCATACGCCTCCCCGAGGTGGCCGTCCCCCTCGGCACGATGACCGGTTGGAACTACCGGGATCCCAAAATCGGCGCGCCCGATCGACTCTCGAGCGAGATCGGCTCCTACATCGCGCTGCCGCGGACACGCGACGAGAGGCTCAACACCTCCGATTCGCGTCCGAGCCTCGAGGAGCTCTATCCGAGCCGCGACGATTTTCTGGGCAAGATCACGCGCGCGGCGCTCGAGCTCGTTCAGGCGCGCTACCTCCTGGCGTCCGATCTACCCGAGCTCGTTCACCGGGCTGCCGAGCACTACGACTGGGCTACGGCTTCTCCTCGTTAG